In Seriola aureovittata isolate HTS-2021-v1 ecotype China chromosome 17, ASM2101889v1, whole genome shotgun sequence, a genomic segment contains:
- the ypel3 gene encoding protein yippee-like 3 — protein sequence MVKLTKAKTFQAYLDSCHRRYSCVHCRAHLANHDDLISKSFQGSQGRAYLFNSVVNVGCGPAEERLLLTGLHAVADIYCENCHTTLGWKYEQAFELSQKYKEGKYIIELSHMIKDNGWD from the exons ATGGTGAAGCTGACAAAGGCCAAGACATTCCAGGCTTACCTGGACTCCTGCCACCGCCGTTACAGCTGTGTGCACTGCCGCGCCCATCTGGCCAACCATGACGATCTTATCTCCAAG TCTTTCCAAGGCAGTCAGGGCCGAGCCTACCTCTTCAACTCTGt GGTGAACGTCGGCTGTGGTCCTGCAGAGGAGAGGCTGCTGCTCACAGGACTTCACGCAGTGGCCGACATCTACTGTGAAAACTGTCACACCACACTGGGCTGGAAATAT GAACAAGCCTTTGAACTGAGTCAGAAGTACAAGGAGGGGAAGTACATCATCGAGCTGTCCCACATGATAAAGGACAACGGCTGGGACTGA